One genomic segment of Catalinimonas alkaloidigena includes these proteins:
- a CDS encoding polynucleotide kinase-phosphatase has product MNIIKIPELSLVALIGVSGSGKSTFASKHFKATEVISSDRCRAIVSDDENDQSATPDAFDLLHFIAAKRLKNGFLTVVDATNVQEESRRKLVHLAKEYHCLPVAIVLDLPEDVCQERNDQRSDRNFGKHVIRQQRSQLRRSLKKLKREGFRHIHILKSAEEVESITEVVREKLYNDKKEVHGPFDIIGDIHGCYEELVALLGKLGYVLENTQDNGSNFGLEVSSPEGRKVIFLGDFVDRGPASPAVLKLVMNMVRAKVAYCVPGNHDMKLQKYLKGKNVQLKHGLEKTVKQLSSESEEFRMEVKEFLYSLVSHYVFDDGKLAVAHAGIKEEMQGRGSGAVRAFCMYGETTGEIDEFGLPVRYDWASEYRGKAMVVYGHTPVPEAQWLNRTIDIDTGCVFGGKLTALRYPEEELVSVDALQVYAESARPLQAVSSSLNQQQEYDDLLDMEDVLGKRIISTRLRNNVTIREENAMAALEVMSRFAVNPKWLIYLPPTMSPTETSEHPDYLERPEEALEFYRRQGIEKVICEEKHMGSRAILVVCKDEEVAVKCFGIEGEGIGKCYTRTGRSFFNDLADEEEFLSRVNAALTKTDFWEKFDTDWVCLDAELMPWSAKAQALLQEQYASVGAAAKASLSATVEVLSSTTTRQVEGIDALLEKYIQKQEMIKDYRTAYRQYCWPVKSIADYKLAPFHILATEEAVHMDKSHEWHMQHIQEICQGDEELLMATPYRIVDFSDEKSQQALVHWWEDLTEKGGEGIVIKPLDFVSHGKKGVVQPAIKCRGREYLRIIYGPEYTAPEHLARLKKRGLSSKRSLAMREFALGLEGLERFVKKEPLRRIHECVFGVLALESEPIDPRL; this is encoded by the coding sequence ATGAATATTATAAAAATACCAGAACTTTCTCTAGTAGCCCTAATTGGTGTATCAGGTTCAGGAAAATCTACTTTTGCCAGTAAGCATTTTAAGGCTACCGAGGTGATTTCTTCTGATCGGTGTCGGGCAATAGTATCAGATGATGAGAATGATCAGTCTGCTACACCTGATGCTTTTGATCTTTTGCATTTTATCGCTGCCAAACGACTCAAAAACGGATTTCTTACCGTAGTTGATGCGACCAACGTGCAGGAGGAAAGCAGAAGAAAGTTGGTGCATCTGGCTAAAGAATATCACTGTTTACCCGTAGCCATTGTACTGGATTTGCCGGAAGATGTATGTCAGGAAAGAAATGATCAGCGTAGCGACAGAAATTTTGGCAAGCATGTGATTCGTCAGCAACGCTCACAATTAAGAAGATCACTAAAAAAGCTGAAAAGAGAAGGCTTCCGTCATATCCATATTCTGAAATCTGCTGAAGAAGTAGAGAGCATAACGGAGGTTGTCCGTGAAAAACTCTACAATGATAAAAAAGAGGTTCACGGTCCATTTGATATCATCGGAGACATACATGGTTGCTATGAGGAGTTGGTTGCCTTACTTGGCAAACTAGGGTATGTACTGGAAAATACTCAAGATAATGGAAGTAACTTCGGTCTGGAAGTAAGCTCTCCCGAGGGTAGAAAAGTAATCTTCCTGGGCGACTTTGTGGATCGTGGCCCCGCATCTCCTGCGGTATTGAAGCTGGTCATGAATATGGTGCGTGCTAAGGTTGCCTATTGTGTGCCTGGTAACCATGATATGAAGTTGCAGAAGTATCTGAAAGGTAAAAATGTACAACTCAAACATGGGTTGGAAAAAACAGTAAAGCAGCTTTCTTCTGAGTCAGAAGAATTTCGCATGGAAGTGAAAGAATTTCTCTATAGCCTAGTAAGTCACTATGTTTTTGATGATGGTAAACTGGCGGTAGCGCATGCGGGAATCAAGGAGGAGATGCAGGGCAGAGGCAGTGGTGCGGTAAGAGCTTTCTGCATGTACGGTGAGACTACCGGAGAGATTGATGAATTTGGTTTGCCAGTACGCTATGACTGGGCATCTGAATATCGGGGTAAAGCTATGGTGGTGTACGGGCATACACCCGTACCCGAAGCGCAGTGGCTCAACAGAACGATTGACATAGATACCGGCTGTGTGTTTGGTGGAAAGCTAACGGCTTTGCGTTATCCTGAGGAAGAGTTGGTTTCAGTGGATGCTTTACAAGTATATGCTGAATCTGCCCGTCCTTTGCAAGCAGTCTCATCTTCTTTGAATCAGCAGCAGGAATATGATGATTTGCTGGATATGGAAGATGTGTTGGGGAAACGGATCATCAGCACCCGCTTGAGAAATAATGTGACCATCAGAGAGGAAAATGCAATGGCTGCCTTGGAGGTGATGAGTAGGTTCGCGGTGAATCCGAAGTGGCTTATTTATCTGCCGCCCACCATGTCACCTACCGAGACGAGTGAGCATCCTGATTATCTGGAAAGACCGGAAGAAGCATTAGAATTTTATCGCAGGCAAGGCATAGAGAAAGTGATTTGTGAAGAAAAGCATATGGGTTCCAGAGCGATACTCGTAGTGTGTAAAGATGAAGAAGTTGCTGTAAAGTGCTTTGGCATAGAAGGAGAAGGGATAGGCAAATGCTATACCCGTACCGGAAGAAGCTTTTTCAATGATCTGGCAGATGAAGAGGAGTTTTTGAGCAGAGTCAATGCTGCGCTAACAAAAACTGACTTTTGGGAAAAGTTTGATACGGATTGGGTTTGTCTGGATGCTGAGTTGATGCCCTGGTCGGCCAAAGCACAGGCACTCTTACAGGAACAGTACGCTTCAGTAGGAGCCGCTGCGAAAGCCTCTTTGTCCGCTACTGTAGAAGTACTTTCTTCAACGACTACTCGTCAGGTAGAAGGTATAGATGCTTTACTGGAAAAGTATATACAGAAGCAGGAGATGATCAAGGATTACCGTACAGCTTACCGTCAGTACTGCTGGCCGGTGAAAAGTATAGCAGATTACAAATTAGCCCCTTTTCATATTCTGGCAACTGAAGAGGCTGTACATATGGATAAATCGCATGAGTGGCATATGCAGCATATTCAGGAGATTTGTCAGGGAGATGAAGAATTGCTGATGGCAACCCCTTATCGGATTGTAGATTTCAGTGATGAAAAATCACAGCAAGCGCTAGTCCATTGGTGGGAAGACTTGACAGAAAAAGGAGGGGAGGGCATAGTCATCAAACCTCTGGATTTTGTCAGTCATGGCAAAAAAGGAGTGGTGCAGCCAGCGATCAAATGTAGAGGCAGAGAATATTTGAGGATTATCTACGGACCAGAATATACGGCTCCTGAGCATCTGGCAAGGCTCAAAAAGCGTGGGTTGTCTAGCAAGAGATCGCTGGCTATGCGAGAGTTTGCGTTGGGATTAGAAGGATTAGAAAGGTTTGTCAAAAAAGAGCCATTACGCCGAATCCATGAATGTGTGTTTGGAGTGCTGGCGCTGGAAAGCGAACCCATAGATCCAAGATTATAG
- a CDS encoding nucleotidyltransferase domain-containing protein — MKKNIINKLKAIEKEYQVKILHACEAGSRAWGFPSPDSDYDVRFIYRKQTDAYLSLFKKSDVINSEIRGDFDAGGWDIDKSLMLLAKSNVPLMEWIYSPLVYFTDQPFLEKLRSLAERHFAPAAGFYHYQSMAKKYHSLCDVDRYRLKDLFYALRTAMAAYWVVLYQTFPPVNFTEMLKDLSLPSEVLKEIDALRVLKSNKEESYKHPSSEKLLTFLEEFIASNEQASKALNAPAKDMHLLDSFFRETVKSD; from the coding sequence ATGAAAAAGAATATCATCAACAAATTGAAAGCTATTGAGAAGGAATACCAGGTAAAGATCCTGCACGCCTGCGAGGCAGGTTCTCGTGCCTGGGGTTTTCCTTCTCCTGATAGTGATTACGATGTCCGCTTCATTTACAGGAAGCAGACAGATGCTTATCTCTCACTTTTCAAAAAGAGTGATGTGATCAATTCTGAGATAAGGGGAGATTTTGATGCTGGTGGGTGGGACATTGACAAAAGCCTGATGTTATTAGCTAAGTCTAATGTCCCGTTAATGGAGTGGATATATTCTCCACTGGTGTATTTTACAGATCAGCCTTTTCTTGAAAAACTTAGGAGCTTAGCGGAACGGCATTTTGCACCAGCAGCGGGTTTTTATCATTATCAAAGTATGGCTAAAAAGTACCATTCACTTTGTGATGTGGATAGGTATCGGTTGAAGGATCTTTTTTATGCACTGAGAACAGCTATGGCGGCATATTGGGTGGTGCTGTACCAGACTTTTCCACCAGTCAATTTCACAGAAATGCTCAAAGACTTATCCTTGCCTTCTGAGGTTTTAAAAGAAATTGATGCACTAAGAGTGTTAAAGTCAAACAAAGAAGAGTCTTATAAGCATCCATCCAGTGAAAAACTCTTGACTTTTCTTGAGGAGTTTATTGCAAGCAATGAGCAAGCGAGTAAAGCCTTAAACGCTCCTGCAAAGGATATGCATTTGCTGGATAGTTTTTTTAGAGAAACGGTGAAATCAGATTGA
- a CDS encoding DNA polymerase beta superfamily protein, with translation MTIEEMKERGLLLLECISGSKAYGLATAESDTDIRGVFYLSKEQFYGMNYIPQLSNESNDIVYYELGKFVELLAKNNPNILELLNTPEDCILYKHPFMEQIREEVFLSRLCQQTFGNYAMTQVKKARGLNKKILNPVEKERKSVLDFCYVVQGQGSVPVKDFLTKHQMKQEDCGLSSIAHMREVYGMYHDPKHPYKGIVQSEKANDISLSSIPKEAKPVAIMSFNKSGYSSYCRDYREYWEWVEKRNDARYQNTLSHGKNYDAKNMMHTFRLLAMAEEIGKEGTVRVRRPERDFLLNIKKGSFDYEALVEQAEQRINEMEEIYQLSPLPETPDLEKVEALLVRMRDELYS, from the coding sequence ATGACAATAGAGGAAATGAAGGAAAGAGGTTTACTGCTGCTGGAATGTATCAGCGGCAGTAAAGCCTATGGCCTGGCTACCGCTGAGTCGGATACCGATATCCGGGGTGTGTTTTATCTGTCTAAAGAACAGTTTTATGGCATGAACTATATCCCTCAGTTGAGTAATGAAAGTAATGATATCGTATACTATGAGTTGGGGAAATTTGTAGAACTTCTAGCCAAGAACAATCCTAATATTCTGGAATTGCTCAATACTCCGGAAGACTGCATACTCTATAAACACCCTTTTATGGAGCAGATTAGGGAAGAGGTATTTCTATCCCGTTTGTGTCAGCAGACCTTTGGTAATTATGCCATGACACAGGTAAAGAAAGCCAGAGGGTTGAATAAGAAGATTCTTAACCCGGTAGAAAAAGAAAGAAAGTCCGTACTTGACTTTTGCTATGTTGTGCAGGGGCAGGGATCAGTGCCAGTGAAGGATTTTCTTACTAAACACCAGATGAAGCAAGAAGACTGTGGTTTATCCAGCATTGCGCATATGAGAGAAGTGTATGGTATGTATCATGATCCGAAGCACCCTTATAAGGGTATTGTCCAGAGCGAGAAAGCCAATGATATTTCTTTGAGTTCTATTCCCAAAGAAGCTAAGCCGGTAGCCATCATGTCCTTCAATAAATCTGGCTATTCTTCTTATTGCAGAGATTACCGGGAATACTGGGAGTGGGTAGAAAAGCGAAATGATGCCCGCTATCAGAATACGCTTTCACACGGCAAAAACTACGATGCCAAAAACATGATGCATACTTTCCGGCTGCTAGCGATGGCAGAAGAAATAGGCAAAGAAGGTACGGTCAGAGTTAGGCGACCCGAACGTGACTTCTTACTAAACATCAAAAAAGGGTCTTTTGACTATGAAGCATTAGTAGAACAAGCCGAGCAGAGAATCAACGAAATGGAAGAAATCTATCAGCTGTCTCCTTTACCAGAAACTCCTGATTTAGAGAAGGTTGAAGCATTATTGGTGAGGATGAGAGATGAATTGTATTCCTGA
- a CDS encoding gliding motility-associated C-terminal domain-containing protein: MKQVKSEKAIPNFLFVRITLTIFVHMVYLSMYAQIPKEVNMVTAPDPQHNHHFGLPVSIEGNYAITGANNDATNGTGSGAAYIFKKDGEKWSFHTKLLAPDGVQGDSFGEAVSIYGNFAIVGASFDDDLGSRSGSAYIFYRDMGEWRFHSKIHASEGKADEMFGNSVSIHGNYALIGSKEGAAYVFVLQGDNWIQQAKLTNPDDNIWAARFGSFVSLDQNYAIVSAYRENEDSGAAYIFARNGEQWTFQAKLTASDASEGASFGISVSIEDPYVVIGAFRDDNTAENAGAAYIFLRNGEDWIQQKKIISPDGDKNDWFGVGISISGNYLLVGADRDSELAYKAGAAYLYHREGSDWKLQSKIMASNGKASDVFGQWLSIDRKNIMIGANSSDIFIDNFTYYNDAGSAYFYKLDTLVVDDDCEKFNLYMDLGSDTLLCQNAEITLDAGIDNVAYWWSDGQTDRKISVNEPGKYWVSVYKDGCFASDTIHIDYLNVDLGKDSLFCGEVDHILRVDNRDVSIQWSTGEIGSEIRITQPGIYWVEVSNGTCTVKDSINVTLLQKPDLGPDTLLCDSQKQVLKVGGNSGGILWSTGDTTAQISVTSSGLYWVEVQNGSCVVMDSINIDFKYTPEVLPESIDTLVCEGEVFEWDVYLEGFQQVWNDGSSSPSRDFSKSGRYTVFWENECMSFTRTLNLETENCNCDIFMPNVFTPNADGKNDFFQPELHHNITDATLKIYNRVGKLIFISNQTPFWNGILNGVEAPAGNYYWTLEYYCSQNAKTINYHQKGWVTLLRKKK; this comes from the coding sequence ATGAAACAAGTTAAATCCGAGAAGGCTATTCCGAATTTTCTTTTTGTAAGAATTACCCTTACAATCTTTGTGCATATGGTATACTTATCTATGTATGCACAAATACCTAAAGAAGTGAACATGGTAACCGCTCCTGATCCACAGCATAACCACCATTTTGGATTACCAGTAAGTATAGAAGGAAATTATGCTATTACTGGTGCAAATAATGATGCAACCAATGGTACTGGATCAGGCGCAGCGTATATTTTTAAGAAAGATGGAGAAAAATGGAGTTTTCATACTAAGCTTTTAGCTCCTGATGGAGTTCAAGGAGATAGTTTTGGAGAAGCTGTGAGCATTTACGGTAATTTTGCTATCGTAGGTGCTTCTTTTGATGACGACTTAGGTTCCAGATCTGGTTCAGCATACATATTTTATCGTGATATGGGTGAATGGAGATTTCACTCAAAAATTCATGCTTCTGAAGGTAAAGCAGATGAAATGTTTGGAAATTCTGTAAGCATACATGGTAACTACGCTCTAATTGGTTCAAAGGAAGGTGCTGCCTATGTTTTTGTGCTTCAAGGTGATAATTGGATTCAACAAGCTAAACTAACTAACCCGGATGATAATATATGGGCGGCACGTTTTGGTAGCTTTGTTAGTTTGGATCAAAATTATGCCATAGTTAGTGCGTATCGAGAAAATGAGGACTCAGGTGCTGCCTATATCTTTGCACGTAATGGAGAACAATGGACTTTTCAAGCTAAACTAACGGCATCAGATGCAAGTGAAGGAGCTTCTTTTGGAATTTCGGTAAGCATTGAAGACCCTTATGTTGTAATCGGAGCATTCCGAGATGATAACACAGCTGAAAATGCTGGAGCAGCCTATATATTTCTAAGAAATGGAGAAGACTGGATACAGCAAAAAAAAATAATTTCTCCCGATGGAGATAAGAATGACTGGTTTGGAGTAGGGATAAGTATTAGTGGCAACTATTTATTAGTAGGTGCTGATAGGGATAGTGAGTTGGCTTACAAAGCTGGTGCAGCTTATCTATATCACCGCGAAGGGAGCGATTGGAAGTTGCAAAGCAAGATAATGGCTTCAAATGGAAAGGCAAGTGATGTGTTTGGACAATGGCTTTCAATAGATCGTAAAAATATTATGATTGGTGCTAATTCGTCTGATATTTTTATCGACAACTTCACCTATTATAACGATGCAGGTTCAGCATACTTTTATAAACTGGATACTCTTGTAGTTGATGATGATTGTGAAAAATTTAACCTATATATGGACCTTGGCTCTGATACCTTATTGTGCCAGAATGCTGAGATCACGTTAGATGCAGGAATTGACAATGTTGCTTATTGGTGGAGTGATGGGCAAACGGATAGAAAAATATCTGTAAATGAACCGGGAAAGTATTGGGTATCAGTTTATAAAGATGGCTGCTTTGCCTCTGATACAATCCATATTGATTATTTAAATGTGGATCTTGGAAAAGATTCTCTTTTTTGTGGAGAAGTAGATCATATCTTAAGAGTTGATAATAGGGATGTAAGCATTCAATGGAGTACAGGAGAGATAGGTTCGGAAATACGTATTACTCAACCTGGCATATATTGGGTAGAAGTGAGTAATGGCACCTGTACTGTAAAAGATAGTATAAATGTTACCCTTTTACAGAAACCTGATCTTGGGCCGGATACTCTTTTATGCGATTCTCAGAAACAAGTTCTTAAAGTAGGGGGGAATAGTGGGGGTATTCTATGGAGTACTGGAGATACTACAGCACAGATTTCTGTTACATCTTCTGGATTGTATTGGGTGGAAGTACAAAACGGAAGTTGTGTAGTGATGGATAGTATAAATATAGATTTCAAATATACTCCTGAAGTATTGCCTGAATCAATAGATACATTAGTATGTGAGGGTGAAGTTTTTGAGTGGGATGTTTATTTAGAAGGCTTTCAGCAGGTATGGAATGATGGTAGTTCTTCTCCTTCTAGAGACTTTAGTAAATCAGGAAGATATACGGTTTTTTGGGAAAATGAATGTATGTCATTTACTCGAACACTTAATCTAGAAACAGAAAACTGTAATTGCGATATCTTTATGCCTAATGTTTTTACACCGAATGCTGACGGGAAAAATGATTTCTTTCAACCTGAACTTCATCATAATATTACAGATGCTACTCTCAAAATCTATAACCGTGTAGGCAAGCTTATATTTATCAGTAATCAGACTCCTTTCTGGAATGGAATCTTGAATGGTGTAGAAGCACCTGCTGGAAATTATTATTGGACACTGGAATATTATTGTTCTCAAAATGCTAAGACAATAAATTATCATCAAAAAGGGTGGGTAACCCTTCTTAGAAAAAAGAAGTAG
- a CDS encoding IS5 family transposase produces the protein MNNYPSDLTDTQWQLIEKMFDPQERKRKRKHKLRKILNAIWYVVKGGVQWRMLPRDFPKWQTIYWYYQKWRKNGFWALLHDTLSKLVRRKVRKHDAPSVGIFDSQSVKTTANVGQRGYDVAKCVKGRKRHVVVDTLGLILAVVVHRADIDERQGAKFLLQRLAQHVFQFHRLQVFFADQGYGGDKMKEWVRKTFRHLGWTLQIVKKIHPKKFEVLPKRWIVERTFGWFNNYRRLDKDYEYYPKNSETIIQLDMIQLMLNKLD, from the coding sequence ATGAACAATTACCCAAGCGATTTAACCGACACCCAATGGCAACTTATCGAAAAGATGTTTGATCCCCAAGAACGAAAGCGCAAAAGAAAGCATAAATTGAGGAAGATACTCAATGCGATATGGTATGTGGTAAAAGGGGGTGTTCAATGGCGTATGTTGCCCAGGGATTTTCCTAAGTGGCAGACGATCTATTGGTATTATCAAAAGTGGCGAAAAAACGGCTTTTGGGCTTTGTTGCACGATACGCTTAGTAAATTAGTACGTAGAAAAGTAAGGAAACATGATGCCCCTAGCGTAGGTATTTTTGATTCTCAAAGTGTCAAGACTACTGCTAATGTTGGACAGCGAGGCTATGATGTGGCTAAGTGTGTTAAGGGTAGGAAACGCCACGTGGTGGTAGATACACTGGGATTGATCCTAGCAGTTGTCGTCCACCGGGCTGATATTGATGAGCGCCAGGGTGCTAAATTTTTGCTACAACGGCTCGCCCAACACGTTTTCCAGTTTCATCGTTTGCAAGTATTCTTTGCTGACCAAGGGTATGGTGGGGATAAGATGAAAGAATGGGTACGCAAGACATTTCGTCATTTGGGCTGGACGTTACAGATAGTCAAAAAAATTCACCCCAAGAAATTTGAAGTATTGCCGAAACGATGGATCGTCGAGAGAACATTTGGCTGGTTCAATAACTACCGAAGGTTGGACAAAGACTACGAATACTATCCAAAAAACTCGGAGACAATAATTCAATTAGACATGATTCAACTGATGCTTAACAAACTTGACTAA
- a CDS encoding metallophosphoesterase, whose protein sequence is MTIQYCSDLHLEFNANKKWLKENPIQAEGEIMIIAGDLFYLDEDFENLIFLDYLSQSFTETYILPGNHEYYGGYDVELHSGALKKPLRDNVWLVNNCVIEKPNIRLIFTTLWSRIEKNIPAILFGMVDFRRIYFQKQRLTIDHYNYLHNVSLEFLKHELQVKSTKKQLVISHHLPSELCNAEEFKGSQLNEAFCVDLTPMIMDFNIDAWIYGHSHRNIPEFRIGKTLMLTNQLGYVDHHEHHSFRRNAIVKI, encoded by the coding sequence ATGACTATCCAGTACTGTTCAGATTTACATTTAGAATTCAATGCTAACAAAAAGTGGTTGAAAGAGAACCCAATCCAAGCTGAGGGTGAAATTATGATTATTGCTGGAGATCTTTTTTATCTGGATGAAGATTTTGAGAACCTGATATTTTTAGATTACCTTTCTCAGAGTTTTACAGAAACTTATATTCTTCCTGGTAATCATGAGTATTATGGGGGCTATGATGTGGAGCTACATTCAGGGGCATTAAAAAAGCCTTTGAGAGACAATGTATGGTTGGTTAATAACTGTGTCATTGAAAAACCAAATATCAGATTGATTTTTACTACCCTCTGGTCCAGAATAGAAAAGAATATTCCAGCTATCCTCTTTGGGATGGTTGATTTCCGTAGGATTTATTTCCAGAAGCAACGGCTTACCATTGATCATTATAACTACCTCCATAATGTTTCTCTAGAATTTTTGAAGCATGAGCTTCAGGTAAAGAGCACAAAAAAACAATTGGTCATTAGCCACCACCTGCCGAGTGAATTATGTAATGCTGAAGAGTTTAAAGGTAGCCAACTGAATGAGGCGTTTTGCGTAGATCTAACACCTATGATCATGGATTTTAATATAGATGCCTGGATTTATGGCCATAGTCATAGAAATATACCTGAATTTAGAATTGGCAAAACCTTGATGCTGACCAATCAACTTGGATATGTTGACCATCACGAGCATCATAGCTTCAGAAGAAATGCTATTGTCAAAATTTAA